Proteins from one Armatimonadota bacterium genomic window:
- the kdpB gene encoding potassium-transporting ATPase subunit KdpB — translation MPERIEQPGQGIPPRPHHAPRSLLDPEIVRRAVGDAIRKLDPRAVAKNPVMMVVEVGSALTASYWLYDLFSRNPDALFTGQITLWLWFTVLFANFAEAMAEGRGKAQADSLRRTRTETTARKLVNGSELAAPASDLRKGDLVVCEAGDVIPGDGEVVEGIASVDESAITGESAPVIRESGGDRSAVTGGTRVLSDRIVIKITSNPGSTFIDRMIALVEGASRQKTPNEIALSILLAGLTIVFMLAVITLLPFAEYSVRAARAGTAPSVTVLVALLVCLIPTTIGGLLSAIGIAGMDRVMQHNVLATSGKAVEAAGDVTTLLLDKTGTITLGNRQAVALIPLAGVDEAELADAAQLASLADETPEGRSIVVLAKEQYGLRERELSDDVEFVRFTAQTRMSGVNIGGHRVRKGAAASIKAFAGEPASDLPTELDAIANRISQMGGTPLAVARDQRILGVIHLKDVVKGGMRERFAALRRMGIKTVMITGDNPLTAQAIADEAGVDDFLAEATPEQKMALIRREQAGGKLVAMTGDGTNDAPALAQADVGVAMNTGTQAAREAGNMVDLDSNPTKLIEVVEIGKQLLITRGALTTFSIANDVSKYFAIIPAMFARTWPALAALSFLKLSNPQSTPESAILACVIFNAVIIIALIPMALRGVAYRPMSAAAVLRRNMLKFGLAGILLPFPCIMALDWLLTHLRLA, via the coding sequence ATTCCGGAGCGGATTGAGCAGCCCGGCCAGGGCATTCCGCCACGGCCGCACCACGCGCCGCGATCTCTGCTCGATCCCGAAATCGTTCGGCGCGCCGTTGGCGACGCCATACGTAAGCTCGATCCCCGTGCCGTGGCCAAAAACCCGGTAATGATGGTTGTAGAGGTCGGGAGCGCACTGACAGCCTCGTACTGGCTGTACGACCTGTTCAGCAGGAATCCGGACGCCCTGTTCACCGGTCAGATTACGTTGTGGCTCTGGTTCACGGTTCTCTTCGCCAACTTTGCTGAGGCGATGGCGGAGGGACGCGGAAAGGCACAGGCCGACTCTTTGCGCCGGACCCGTACCGAAACGACGGCCCGCAAACTGGTGAACGGAAGCGAACTCGCAGCCCCGGCCAGCGACCTGCGCAAGGGAGACCTGGTGGTGTGCGAGGCGGGCGACGTGATACCCGGTGACGGCGAAGTTGTTGAAGGCATCGCCAGCGTAGACGAGTCGGCTATCACCGGTGAGTCGGCGCCGGTGATTCGCGAGAGCGGAGGCGACCGCAGCGCCGTAACCGGAGGCACGCGGGTGCTCTCAGATCGCATCGTCATCAAAATCACCTCCAACCCGGGCAGCACGTTCATCGACAGGATGATTGCGCTGGTCGAGGGCGCCAGCCGGCAGAAAACACCCAACGAGATAGCGCTCTCCATCCTGCTCGCCGGACTGACGATCGTCTTCATGCTGGCGGTGATCACCCTGCTGCCGTTTGCTGAGTACAGCGTCCGCGCCGCCCGGGCCGGTACGGCGCCGTCCGTTACCGTGCTGGTCGCGCTGTTGGTTTGTCTCATCCCCACCACCATCGGCGGCCTGTTGTCGGCGATCGGTATCGCGGGCATGGACCGCGTGATGCAGCACAACGTCCTGGCCACTTCCGGCAAGGCTGTGGAAGCAGCCGGCGACGTCACGACGCTGCTGCTGGATAAGACCGGAACCATCACTCTCGGTAACCGGCAGGCCGTGGCATTGATCCCACTTGCAGGAGTGGACGAGGCGGAGTTGGCGGACGCTGCGCAGCTCGCATCGCTAGCCGATGAGACGCCGGAAGGGCGCAGCATTGTGGTGCTGGCAAAGGAGCAGTACGGCCTCCGGGAGCGCGAACTCAGCGACGACGTGGAGTTTGTACGGTTTACAGCCCAAACCAGGATGAGCGGTGTGAATATCGGCGGCCACCGCGTACGAAAGGGCGCGGCCGCCAGTATCAAGGCCTTCGCAGGAGAACCTGCGTCCGACCTACCGACCGAACTGGATGCCATCGCAAACCGCATTTCGCAAATGGGCGGCACACCGCTTGCCGTCGCGCGCGACCAGCGCATCCTGGGAGTGATCCACCTCAAGGATGTTGTGAAAGGCGGCATGCGGGAACGCTTTGCCGCGCTGCGACGAATGGGCATCAAAACCGTGATGATCACCGGCGACAATCCGCTGACTGCCCAGGCAATTGCGGACGAAGCCGGAGTGGACGATTTTCTGGCTGAGGCAACGCCGGAACAGAAGATGGCGCTGATACGGCGCGAGCAGGCTGGTGGCAAGCTGGTCGCGATGACCGGTGACGGGACCAACGACGCACCGGCGCTGGCGCAGGCGGACGTCGGGGTCGCGATGAACACCGGAACCCAAGCTGCGCGGGAAGCCGGAAACATGGTCGATCTCGACAGTAACCCAACCAAGCTGATTGAAGTGGTGGAGATCGGAAAGCAGCTGCTGATCACGCGCGGCGCGCTCACTACATTCAGCATAGCGAATGATGTGAGCAAATACTTCGCCATCATTCCGGCCATGTTCGCCAGAACGTGGCCCGCGCTTGCGGCTCTCAGCTTCCTGAAGCTTTCCAACCCACAATCGACGCCGGAGTCCGCCATACTTGCGTGCGTCATCTTCAATGCGGTCATTATCATCGCGCTCATTCCGATGGCGCTGCGCGGCGTTGCGTACCGGCCAATGAGCGCTGCAGCGGTTCTGCGCCGAAACATGCTCAAGTTCGGCCTCGCCGGCATACTCCTGCCGTTTCCCTGCATCATGGCGTTGGACTGGCTGCTGACCCACCTCCGCCTGGCCTAG
- a CDS encoding DUF1501 domain-containing protein → MSKQAEYSRRDFLKTASAATLGALSAGAPEVCAHAAAPPVIKPTADAVILLWMAGGMAHTETFDPKRYTPYTPGMSSQGILSTFPSSPTVVDGLHFSKGLEQIGSVMDRGVAMRSYVAGDLGFILHSRHQYQWHTGYAPPQTVAAPHIGAVVARALGPKNDAVPAFVDIGQRFDVGEGEELKAFHTAGFLGSEYGPFIIPLPDAAMGAVRPPQGMSPSRFANRERFYRQLVADSPITMHGSDFQKESMLRSMDSAYRLLHSPAAKAFDLSLEPAASFAKYDTGRFGHGCLLARRLLEAGARFIEVTTEYIPFKYWDTHDNGNTRTAVLKQQIDSPVAQLIRDLHERGLLDRTLVVVASEFSRDMLCEGKPDNRVKDQVVVPPFIHETKYYGMHRHFTAAGSVLLFGGGVRAGSIYGATNDERPCVAVDKPFQIPDLQATIYHTLGIAPTTAYTIEKRPFFITKDGTGKPIMEVLAQV, encoded by the coding sequence ATGTCGAAGCAGGCTGAGTATTCGCGCAGGGATTTCCTGAAGACGGCATCGGCCGCAACGCTCGGCGCCCTGTCTGCCGGCGCTCCGGAAGTGTGTGCACACGCTGCCGCGCCCCCGGTCATCAAGCCGACGGCGGATGCGGTCATACTGCTCTGGATGGCCGGAGGAATGGCGCACACCGAGACGTTCGACCCGAAGCGATACACACCGTACACCCCCGGCATGTCGTCGCAGGGGATCCTCAGTACATTTCCATCCAGCCCGACCGTAGTGGACGGACTGCACTTTTCAAAGGGGCTGGAGCAGATCGGCTCCGTGATGGATCGTGGTGTGGCGATGCGCTCGTACGTGGCCGGCGATCTGGGCTTCATCCTGCACTCTCGCCACCAGTACCAGTGGCACACCGGTTATGCTCCGCCGCAAACCGTGGCCGCGCCTCACATCGGGGCGGTAGTAGCGCGCGCGCTTGGACCAAAGAACGACGCGGTTCCGGCATTTGTTGATATTGGCCAGCGGTTTGACGTCGGCGAAGGCGAAGAGCTGAAAGCGTTCCATACTGCCGGTTTCCTCGGCAGCGAGTACGGTCCGTTCATTATTCCACTGCCGGATGCCGCTATGGGGGCCGTACGCCCGCCGCAAGGAATGAGCCCGTCGCGGTTTGCAAACCGCGAGCGGTTTTACAGGCAGCTGGTGGCCGACAGTCCGATCACCATGCATGGCAGCGACTTTCAGAAAGAGTCGATGCTGCGCTCGATGGACAGCGCCTACCGGCTGCTCCACTCACCGGCGGCAAAGGCGTTTGATTTGAGCCTTGAGCCGGCCGCGTCGTTTGCGAAGTACGACACCGGCCGCTTCGGGCACGGCTGCCTGCTTGCTCGCCGCCTGCTGGAAGCGGGCGCAAGATTCATAGAAGTTACAACCGAGTACATACCGTTCAAGTACTGGGATACTCACGACAACGGCAACACCCGTACGGCCGTGCTGAAGCAGCAGATCGACTCGCCGGTAGCGCAGTTGATTCGTGATTTGCATGAGCGTGGCCTGCTCGATCGCACGCTGGTTGTTGTGGCCAGTGAGTTCAGCAGGGATATGCTGTGCGAAGGCAAGCCCGACAATAGAGTGAAAGATCAGGTGGTAGTGCCGCCGTTCATCCACGAAACCAAATACTACGGTATGCACCGGCACTTTACGGCCGCCGGATCGGTGCTGCTGTTCGGGGGCGGCGTTCGCGCCGGCTCAATCTACGGCGCCACCAACGACGAGCGTCCATGCGTTGCGGTCGACAAGCCGTTCCAGATTCCCGACCTGCAGGCAACCATCTACCACACTCTGGGCATAGCGCCCACAACCGCCTATACCATTGAAAAGCGACCGTTCTTCATCACCAAGGATGGGACCGGCAAGCCGATCATGGAGGTGCTTGCCCAGGTTTAG
- the kdpA gene encoding potassium-transporting ATPase subunit KdpA translates to MTVNAVFQIVLFLAVVLLCARPMGSYMARACSGERTLLSPLLGRFEQVVYRACGVDPNHDMVWHEYAFALLAFSAVGMILTYVMLRLQGLLPFNPQRLGAAQMPPDLAFNTAASFTTNTNWQAYVPETSVSQFSNMAGLAVHNWTSAASGVAVALALIRGICRRRAQTANGVPETSAPGSSTASAAGGIGNFWADIVRVSIYVLLPTCAVYAFVLVWQGVPQNLSPYTQATTLQGARQVIAQGPVASQEAIKMLGTNGGGFFNANSSHPYENPTPLTNALQLVSIFLIPAGLPLTFGKMAGSLRQGWAILAAMSVLFLIGAFACCAAEQSGNPNLAKLGVMTRASGAQPGGNMEGKETRFGITGSALFAVVTTDASCGAVNAMHDSFTPLGGLVLLANILSGEVIFGGVGAGLYGMLMFAILAVFIGGLMVGRTPEYIGKKIEQFEVKMAMLAVLVPAASILGFTAISANLKLPAASGRAPASWNRADGGGARLGATWNNAANAGPHGFTEILYAYASATGNNGSAFAGLTANTPWYNGTIALAALIGRFLMIIPLLAIAGSLARKTRVPATAGTFPTDSLTFVALLVGVVVLVGALTFFPAVALGPIVEHLQMTGGRLW, encoded by the coding sequence ATGACCGTGAATGCCGTTTTTCAAATCGTCCTGTTTCTGGCCGTGGTGCTGCTCTGCGCGCGCCCAATGGGCAGTTACATGGCCCGCGCCTGCTCCGGTGAACGAACCCTCCTTTCACCGCTGCTCGGTCGGTTTGAACAGGTTGTCTATCGCGCATGCGGCGTCGATCCCAACCACGACATGGTCTGGCACGAGTACGCGTTCGCACTCCTGGCCTTCAGCGCAGTTGGCATGATTCTGACCTATGTGATGCTTCGCCTGCAGGGTTTGCTGCCGTTCAATCCGCAGCGCCTTGGTGCCGCGCAAATGCCGCCGGACCTTGCCTTCAACACAGCCGCATCGTTTACCACTAATACAAACTGGCAGGCGTATGTTCCGGAGACATCCGTCTCACAATTCTCCAACATGGCCGGACTGGCTGTGCATAACTGGACCTCGGCCGCCTCAGGCGTGGCTGTGGCCCTGGCGCTCATTCGTGGCATCTGCCGCCGTCGCGCGCAAACTGCAAATGGTGTGCCCGAAACCTCGGCTCCAGGCAGCTCAACGGCATCGGCCGCCGGCGGGATCGGAAACTTCTGGGCCGATATTGTGCGCGTGTCAATCTACGTGCTTCTGCCGACATGTGCCGTCTACGCTTTCGTATTGGTGTGGCAGGGTGTACCGCAAAACCTGTCTCCCTACACGCAGGCAACCACGCTGCAGGGCGCGCGCCAGGTGATCGCGCAAGGGCCGGTGGCGTCGCAGGAAGCCATCAAAATGCTGGGCACCAATGGCGGCGGATTCTTCAACGCCAACAGCTCGCACCCGTACGAAAACCCAACACCCCTGACGAACGCCCTCCAGTTGGTCAGCATTTTCCTGATTCCGGCCGGTCTGCCGCTCACGTTCGGCAAAATGGCAGGTTCGCTCCGGCAGGGTTGGGCGATCCTGGCGGCCATGTCGGTACTGTTCCTGATAGGCGCTTTTGCCTGCTGCGCCGCCGAGCAGTCCGGCAATCCGAATCTGGCGAAACTTGGCGTGATGACGCGGGCCTCCGGCGCGCAGCCGGGAGGAAACATGGAGGGCAAGGAGACGCGATTTGGCATAACCGGTTCGGCCCTCTTCGCGGTTGTAACCACAGATGCCAGTTGTGGCGCGGTGAATGCCATGCACGACAGCTTCACGCCGCTCGGCGGTCTTGTGCTACTCGCCAACATCCTCTCCGGCGAGGTGATCTTCGGCGGCGTTGGCGCCGGCCTCTACGGCATGCTCATGTTTGCCATCCTGGCTGTGTTTATCGGCGGCCTGATGGTGGGCCGCACGCCCGAGTACATCGGCAAGAAGATCGAGCAGTTCGAGGTCAAGATGGCTATGCTGGCCGTCCTGGTTCCGGCCGCGTCGATTCTGGGGTTTACAGCCATCTCGGCAAACCTCAAACTTCCGGCGGCGTCCGGCCGTGCTCCTGCCTCGTGGAACCGCGCGGATGGCGGCGGTGCGCGTCTGGGAGCGACCTGGAACAATGCTGCCAACGCCGGGCCGCACGGCTTTACCGAAATCCTGTACGCATACGCCTCTGCCACGGGCAACAATGGCTCCGCCTTTGCCGGCCTTACGGCGAACACGCCCTGGTACAACGGCACCATCGCGCTGGCCGCGCTGATCGGCAGGTTCCTGATGATCATTCCGCTGCTTGCGATCGCAGGCAGCCTGGCTCGCAAAACGCGGGTGCCCGCAACCGCAGGAACATTTCCAACCGACAGCCTGACATTTGTGGCGCTGTTGGTTGGCGTGGTGGTGCTCGTCGGAGCATTGACGTTTTTCCCCGCCGTGGCGCTTGGCCCGATCGTTGAGCATCTCCAGATGACCGGCGGACGACTGTGGTAG
- a CDS encoding response regulator gives MMARILLVDDETNIRTMVRLALIHAGHMVETAADGDEGLKRFGDGSGVDLVLLDQRMPGMNGLEVLREMRRRNPAARVIMATAFGTIDLAVDAMKAGATDFVRKPFTNETLQSAVSAALTSSPQPGGGGVTFGSTTINGFRIQFDPSTSRHDTTGYRQQFQVRSPDGVDAGCLVVLPSYLIELVKARTDRETLPGGDRFWQALCEEALANYIWQHAEPPVGGRLRVEELSSGLRRFVDAVLAP, from the coding sequence ATGATGGCCCGTATACTGCTGGTTGATGACGAGACCAACATCCGGACGATGGTCCGGCTGGCCCTGATCCACGCCGGCCACATGGTAGAGACCGCGGCGGACGGAGACGAAGGTCTCAAGCGGTTTGGAGATGGTTCCGGCGTCGATCTGGTCCTCCTGGATCAGCGGATGCCGGGCATGAATGGGCTGGAGGTACTGCGCGAAATGCGGCGCCGCAATCCCGCCGCGCGCGTGATCATGGCTACGGCGTTCGGCACCATCGATCTCGCCGTGGATGCCATGAAGGCCGGAGCAACCGACTTTGTCCGCAAACCGTTCACCAACGAAACCCTGCAGAGTGCCGTTTCGGCCGCCCTTACCAGCTCACCGCAGCCGGGCGGCGGCGGAGTGACCTTTGGCTCAACCACGATCAACGGCTTCCGTATCCAGTTCGACCCCTCCACTTCACGGCACGATACCACCGGCTACCGGCAGCAGTTTCAGGTACGCTCCCCGGATGGCGTCGATGCCGGGTGTCTGGTGGTGCTGCCGTCGTATTTGATCGAGTTGGTCAAGGCCCGTACCGATCGCGAGACGCTGCCTGGTGGCGATCGATTCTGGCAGGCGCTGTGCGAGGAGGCGTTGGCCAACTACATCTGGCAGCATGCCGAGCCACCGGTCGGCGGCCGGCTCCGCGTGGAGGAGCTTAGCTCCGGCTTGCGGCGCTTTGTTGACGCAGTACTGGCGCCATGA
- the kdpC gene encoding K(+)-transporting ATPase subunit C, with the protein MLKQIRPAVMSVVLFTVFAGLLFPLAITLAAQALFRWQANGSLIRRGGTVIGSRLIGQQFDLPGYFHPRPSSAGAGYDATDSGGSNLGPTSAKLINGVHSSANRSDSFAGVADLAAAYRRENGLAPNVPIPADAVTRSASGLDPDISPANANLQAARVAQARRLPLGEVRSIIAACSSGRTLGFLGEPRVNVLEMNLRLDRAGHRGG; encoded by the coding sequence ATGCTCAAACAGATCCGACCAGCCGTTATGTCGGTGGTGCTCTTCACCGTTTTCGCGGGCCTGCTCTTTCCGCTGGCGATCACGCTCGCAGCGCAGGCGCTCTTTCGGTGGCAGGCAAACGGAAGCCTCATCCGGCGCGGCGGTACCGTCATCGGCTCGCGGCTCATCGGCCAGCAGTTCGACTTGCCAGGTTATTTCCATCCCCGGCCATCCTCTGCCGGCGCCGGTTATGATGCCACCGACTCGGGAGGATCCAACCTTGGACCCACCAGTGCAAAGCTGATCAACGGCGTCCATTCCAGCGCGAATCGATCGGATAGTTTTGCCGGTGTGGCCGATCTCGCGGCTGCATATCGGCGTGAAAATGGCCTCGCGCCGAACGTACCGATTCCGGCCGATGCCGTTACGCGATCGGCCAGCGGACTGGATCCCGACATCAGCCCTGCCAACGCCAACCTTCAGGCCGCGCGCGTAGCGCAGGCGCGTCGGCTGCCGCTGGGCGAGGTACGCTCGATCATCGCTGCCTGCAGCAGCGGCCGCACCCTCGGTTTTCTAGGTGAGCCGCGGGTGAATGTACTGGAGATGAATCTGCGGCTGGATCGCGCCGGCCACCGTGGCGGGTAA
- a CDS encoding universal stress protein gives MNGPSGPTGETDGEKRSPMESGAGRSRGRLKVFLGFAAGVGKTFEMLNEANRRVQRGQDVVIGFVETHARAGTAAQIGDLETVPRRRIEYRGATFEEMDALALLQRRPQWALVDELAHTNAPGSLREKRWQDVGALLQAGINVATTLNVQHLESLNDTVFDITGIRVRETVPDDVVRQATEIKLVDITPRALIHRLERGDIYAGDRVHNALNNWFREGNLNALREIALREVAHEVDDEVEAWRHARNLTETWATHDRVLVCIDPDRPSLRLLRRGWKIAQRLHGEITAVFVERTQPSTRQLEILKSDFALADRLNVPVVTLYGDVAAEIVRYAREHQITQVVLGQPEPQRFTLRAHGTVAARVARDLQGVDILLVGSAETGA, from the coding sequence ATGAACGGGCCGTCAGGGCCAACCGGCGAAACAGACGGCGAAAAACGGTCCCCGATGGAATCCGGAGCCGGCCGCTCGCGCGGTCGCTTGAAGGTGTTTCTGGGCTTTGCGGCCGGGGTTGGCAAAACCTTTGAGATGCTGAATGAAGCCAACCGGCGGGTTCAGCGTGGACAGGACGTGGTGATCGGCTTCGTCGAGACGCACGCCCGCGCCGGAACTGCGGCGCAGATCGGCGACCTGGAAACCGTGCCCAGGCGTCGCATAGAATACCGGGGCGCAACGTTTGAAGAAATGGATGCCTTAGCGCTGCTGCAGCGCCGTCCACAATGGGCGCTGGTAGACGAGTTGGCGCACACAAATGCACCGGGCAGCCTGCGCGAAAAGCGCTGGCAGGACGTGGGAGCGCTGCTGCAGGCGGGCATCAATGTGGCGACCACGTTGAACGTTCAACACCTGGAGAGTTTGAATGACACGGTTTTTGATATAACGGGCATCCGTGTTCGGGAAACCGTGCCCGACGACGTGGTGCGCCAGGCCACCGAGATCAAATTGGTGGACATCACCCCACGAGCGCTAATTCACCGGCTGGAGCGAGGTGACATCTACGCCGGCGACAGGGTGCATAACGCGCTGAATAACTGGTTCCGCGAGGGAAACCTGAACGCACTGCGCGAAATTGCGCTCCGCGAGGTTGCACACGAGGTGGATGATGAGGTGGAGGCGTGGCGACACGCCAGGAACCTCACGGAAACCTGGGCGACGCACGACCGCGTCCTGGTCTGTATCGATCCCGATCGACCCTCGCTGCGGCTGCTGCGGCGGGGCTGGAAGATCGCGCAGCGGCTGCACGGCGAGATCACGGCGGTTTTCGTTGAGCGTACCCAGCCCTCGACACGCCAGCTGGAGATACTGAAGAGCGATTTCGCTTTGGCCGACAGGCTCAACGTGCCGGTGGTGACCCTGTACGGTGATGTGGCCGCCGAAATTGTCCGTTATGCGCGAGAGCACCAGATTACGCAGGTGGTTCTCGGCCAACCCGAGCCTCAACGCTTTACACTGCGTGCACACGGAACGGTTGCCGCCAGAGTCGCACGGGACCTCCAGGGCGTGGATATTCTGCTGGTGGGGTCTGCCGAAACCGGCGCCTAA
- a CDS encoding HAMP domain-containing protein, which yields MRNLRTRLLTSHLVLVAIMGVVMTGAVVNFFRLGRSIDRILRNNYKSVVAAQDMKQALERQDSAATFLLAGQPAQARLQFQTYAARFEAAYQVEAHNITEPGEQQMADDIQRQFATYHRELAAFLYAAPPLPAVTARAIYFSRLEPGFVRLTQRAQDVLDLNQAAIVRADERAKRDARSVSLTAVAVTLAAFTLALCLAAVTVRASLAPLRSLALQAEEIGAGRLNQRIELQRTDEIGALAESFNHMAERLRQARKLEGERLRRAERMSDAALESLYDPVLVTDSEAQIVYLNPAAEGLFGSADALKTQEPARALGDPRISEAIARAIHQEHVTAAEDEAGLVTFRAGEATRTYRLRVSPMRDEEGGILGAAAVLEDITHLRELDRLKTEFIAVASHELRTPVTSLLLSVQLMEAGAVGRLTPEQAELVRVQRDDVERLDRMMRELLEMTRLEAGVTPPRFEITKPAALVSAAIAALGAERAGCGVPLLTAVPDDLPMVRADPEQAERVLVNLLTNALRHTPASGRVEVTAVTQPGCVRFEVRDTGAGIPPEYLARIFERFVQVPGATRGGTGLGLSIARMIVRAHHGEISATSTPGEGSVFSFTLPVAETKGVNDGPYTAG from the coding sequence ATGCGCAACCTCCGAACGCGGCTCCTCACCAGTCATCTCGTGCTTGTGGCCATTATGGGCGTGGTTATGACGGGCGCGGTCGTCAACTTCTTCCGGCTCGGGAGGTCCATCGACCGCATTCTGCGCAACAACTACAAGTCGGTGGTCGCCGCGCAGGATATGAAACAGGCACTCGAGCGGCAGGACAGCGCCGCAACCTTTCTTCTTGCAGGGCAGCCGGCGCAGGCGCGCCTGCAGTTTCAGACGTACGCTGCCCGGTTCGAAGCGGCATATCAGGTCGAGGCGCATAACATCACGGAGCCTGGCGAGCAGCAGATGGCCGATGACATCCAGAGGCAGTTCGCCACCTACCACCGCGAACTTGCCGCCTTTCTTTACGCGGCGCCGCCGCTGCCGGCAGTGACCGCTCGGGCCATCTACTTCTCGCGGCTTGAGCCGGGGTTTGTCCGTTTGACGCAGAGGGCACAGGATGTACTGGATCTGAATCAAGCCGCGATTGTGCGCGCCGACGAACGGGCGAAGCGTGATGCGCGAAGCGTATCGCTTACCGCCGTAGCCGTGACGCTGGCCGCGTTCACCCTGGCGCTCTGCCTGGCAGCGGTAACGGTGCGCGCCTCGCTGGCGCCATTGCGCTCGCTGGCGCTGCAGGCCGAGGAGATCGGCGCGGGCCGGCTGAACCAGCGAATCGAACTGCAGCGGACCGATGAAATCGGCGCGCTCGCGGAGTCTTTCAACCACATGGCGGAACGGCTGCGGCAAGCCCGGAAGCTGGAAGGCGAGCGCCTGCGGCGAGCCGAGCGCATGTCGGACGCGGCGCTTGAGAGCCTGTACGACCCGGTGCTGGTTACCGATTCCGAGGCGCAGATCGTCTACCTGAATCCCGCGGCGGAGGGCCTGTTTGGCTCAGCGGATGCGCTCAAGACCCAGGAGCCGGCCCGCGCGCTCGGCGATCCTCGGATCTCTGAGGCTATCGCTCGTGCGATTCACCAGGAGCACGTTACGGCGGCCGAGGATGAAGCCGGATTGGTCACTTTCCGAGCCGGTGAGGCCACGCGCACGTACCGCCTCCGCGTGAGCCCAATGCGCGATGAGGAGGGGGGCATTCTGGGCGCCGCGGCCGTACTCGAGGATATCACACACCTCCGCGAACTGGATAGATTGAAGACCGAGTTCATTGCCGTGGCGTCGCACGAGCTGCGAACGCCGGTGACCAGCCTGCTGCTCTCGGTTCAGCTCATGGAGGCGGGAGCGGTCGGCCGGTTGACGCCGGAGCAGGCTGAGCTGGTGCGCGTTCAACGGGACGACGTTGAGCGCCTGGATCGGATGATGCGTGAACTGCTGGAGATGACGCGTCTTGAAGCGGGTGTGACGCCGCCACGGTTCGAGATCACGAAACCGGCAGCGCTGGTATCCGCGGCAATTGCTGCCCTGGGTGCCGAGCGAGCTGGTTGCGGCGTGCCCCTGCTGACCGCCGTGCCGGACGATCTCCCGATGGTACGAGCCGATCCCGAGCAGGCCGAGCGCGTGCTGGTGAATCTGCTTACCAATGCCCTGAGGCATACCCCGGCGAGTGGGCGCGTGGAGGTAACCGCGGTCACCCAGCCCGGCTGCGTCAGGTTTGAGGTTCGCGACACCGGCGCGGGGATACCACCGGAATACCTGGCGCGCATCTTCGAGCGGTTTGTGCAGGTTCCCGGCGCCACACGCGGTGGCACGGGCTTGGGGCTCTCCATCGCACGGATGATCGTCCGCGCGCATCACGGAGAAATCAGCGCCACCAGCACGCCTGGTGAAGGCTCGGTGTTCAGCTTCACACTGCCGGTTGCCGAGACGAAGGGAGTGAATGATGGCCCGTATACTGCTGGTTGA